From the Marivivens sp. LCG002 genome, the window ACGAGCAAAAGGTTGGCGGCCGTGCGGTGTCGGGTGAAATAGGAGAGAATACCGCCGAAGCCGCGATTGAGAAGCTCTGATCCCGTGGCCATGGCTTAGCCTCCCATCCGCTGTTCAAGTCGGTTGACGGTCTCGACAGGGACGTCTTCGGCCTCGAGCTGGGTGAGAATGCGGGTCTTGGCCTCGTCGGGCATGCGGCTTTGCTTGACGAATTCAACGAGCTTGGCCTTGCGCTCGGCGTCGAGTTTGATCGTGTCGCCGGATGCGGTTTCGGGGGCGGCAGCGGGTCGCGCAGGTGCGGGCGCGGCTTCGCCTGCGGCCTGAACCTTGAGACCTGCTCCGAGGAGGGGCGAGCGTTCGGCAACGATTTTCGCACCGACTACATCCCCCGCGTCGATGATCACGCTCTCGCCTTGGCGGCGGCGCAGGGTGACGGAGGCGAGGGAAAGGCGGCTGTCTTCGCCGATCACAAGGACCGTGCCATCCGCGCCAAGAGCAGAGGCGGGAATGCTGGCCACGTTCTCAAGCGCGGGTTCGATGATCTCGACCGTGACAAAATCACCGACGCGGAAACCGGGGGCTTCCTCCAAAGCGGCAAAGAGCACTCGGCCCGTCTGACCGTCTCCGACAGAGGCGCTTTCGCGGGTGATTTTGCCCGCCGCGACCAGAGAGACATCCGCCACATCGATCGTAACCTTGACGTCGCCTTTGATCAGATCGCCGTTCTCGTCGATGAGGCGGAGGTATTGCGCCGTCGAGACACGGAATTCGACCTCGAGCGCTTTGGGGTCGATCAGTTGGGCGAGTTGTTCATTGGCGGTCACGCGGCCCCCGCGCAATGTTCCGACCTCGGCCAATGTGCCATCAAAGAGCGCGGTGACGGTGGTGTCGGCCAGCGTGCGCTCGGCTTCGTCGAGATTGAGCTTTGCGCGGGCAAGGTTGGTGCGGGCCTGATCGACGCGGGCTTCGGCCTGGGCTGCGGATTGGCGCGAATTGAGGAGTGAGGCTTGGGCGGCGGAGGAAGACAGCTCTGCGGCTTCGACGGCAGCAGCAGTGCCCGCCCCGCGCGCCAAAAGATCACGGGCACGGGCCAAAGCGGTTTCGCGCAGATCGAATTGCTCCTGCGCCGCGCTGAGGCTGTCGTTCGCAAGGACAAGGGCCCGTTCCGCATCGCGAAGCTCGGCCTCGGCATCCTGAAGATCTGCCTTGGCCCGTGTGAGGGCGAATTCGGCGTCCACGGGATCAATGCGCAACAGCTGCTGCCCTGCGGTGACGGTGCCGCCGTCGATAAAGTCATCGGAGGTTTCAAGGACCGTGCCGCCGATGGCCGCGCGGATCGCAAGCGTGCGGCGCGACTTCACTTCACCGAAGACAGTCAGAACGGGTTCGATGGTGGCGGGCGTGATCTCGACCACATTCACGGTCGAGACGCGCTCGCGTTGGGGGAAGCTTCTCGGTTCCTGATTCATGCGCTCCTGAACAGCGAGCCGCACGGTATTGCCAGCAACCGCCAAGAGCACCAGCGTCATTGCCAGAAGAAAGATACCCGTGAGGCTTCGACGTAGAAAACGCATGCGTACAACTCCCAATACCTGCGCAAAGAGTTAAACCTCTTTGGCGCGCAGTCCATACCAAGAGTGATACGCGGTCCCGCCCTATTTCCGTCGCTTATGTTCTTCGAGACGGGGGAAAATCTCGACAAAGTTACAAGGACGGTGCCGATAGTCGAGCTGATAGGCCAGAATTTCGTCCCATGCGTCCTTGCAGGCACCCGAACTTCCCGGAAGTGCAAAGAGATAGGTGCCGCCCGCGACCCCGCCCGTCGCACGGCTCTGGACGGCGCTGGTGCCGATTTTCTGCATCGAAACAATCGTAAAGACGGTGCCGAAGGCGTCGATTTCCTTTTCATAGACATCGCGGTGCGCTTCGACGGTCACATCGCGGCCCGTGAGCCCCGTGCCCCCTGTGGAAATGACGACATCAATCGCGGGATCGGCGAC encodes:
- a CDS encoding HlyD family efflux transporter periplasmic adaptor subunit, translated to MRFLRRSLTGIFLLAMTLVLLAVAGNTVRLAVQERMNQEPRSFPQRERVSTVNVVEITPATIEPVLTVFGEVKSRRTLAIRAAIGGTVLETSDDFIDGGTVTAGQQLLRIDPVDAEFALTRAKADLQDAEAELRDAERALVLANDSLSAAQEQFDLRETALARARDLLARGAGTAAAVEAAELSSSAAQASLLNSRQSAAQAEARVDQARTNLARAKLNLDEAERTLADTTVTALFDGTLAEVGTLRGGRVTANEQLAQLIDPKALEVEFRVSTAQYLRLIDENGDLIKGDVKVTIDVADVSLVAAGKITRESASVGDGQTGRVLFAALEEAPGFRVGDFVTVEIIEPALENVASIPASALGADGTVLVIGEDSRLSLASVTLRRRQGESVIIDAGDVVGAKIVAERSPLLGAGLKVQAAGEAAPAPARPAAAPETASGDTIKLDAERKAKLVEFVKQSRMPDEAKTRILTQLEAEDVPVETVNRLEQRMGG
- the moaB gene encoding molybdenum cofactor biosynthesis protein B, whose product is MSRIDETKEFIPVRIAILTVSDTRSLAEDKSGDTLVQRLTDAGHKLAAREIVKDERDVIAAKLREWVADPAIDVVISTGGTGLTGRDVTVEAHRDVYEKEIDAFGTVFTIVSMQKIGTSAVQSRATGGVAGGTYLFALPGSSGACKDAWDEILAYQLDYRHRPCNFVEIFPRLEEHKRRK